From a region of the Tateyamaria omphalii genome:
- a CDS encoding DUF502 domain-containing protein encodes MNTPFDPETPRRPGLFSRLRASFLTGIVVIAPVGLTVWLIWTVIGWVDGFVWPLVPAAWQPDSIVNFWLNNPRFIDQNGVRVPNPDWIHVNVRGVGVIVFLLFTIFVGWIAKGFIGRSLIRWAESLVERTPVVRSIYSGIKQISETIFAQSERSFEKACLIEYPRKGIWAIGFISTTAKGEVSDRAGSTGALLSIFVPTTPNPTSGFLLFFPAEDVIELDMSVEDAAKLVISAGLVYPNGKDPTKPPS; translated from the coding sequence ATGAATACCCCATTTGATCCAGAAACACCCAGGCGCCCCGGCCTGTTTTCCAGGCTGCGGGCGTCTTTCCTGACCGGCATTGTCGTCATCGCCCCCGTGGGATTAACGGTCTGGCTGATCTGGACGGTGATCGGTTGGGTCGATGGATTCGTCTGGCCGCTCGTGCCAGCTGCGTGGCAACCGGATTCCATCGTCAATTTCTGGCTGAACAACCCGCGTTTCATCGACCAGAACGGGGTTCGTGTGCCCAATCCGGACTGGATTCATGTAAACGTGCGCGGCGTGGGCGTGATCGTCTTTTTGCTGTTCACCATCTTCGTGGGCTGGATCGCCAAGGGGTTCATCGGGCGGTCCCTGATCCGCTGGGCCGAAAGCCTGGTGGAGCGGACGCCGGTCGTGCGGTCGATCTATTCCGGGATCAAGCAGATCTCCGAGACGATCTTTGCCCAATCCGAACGATCCTTCGAAAAAGCGTGCCTGATCGAGTATCCGCGCAAGGGCATCTGGGCCATCGGCTTTATCTCGACCACAGCCAAGGGCGAAGTGAGCGACCGGGCGGGCAGTACGGGCGCGCTGCTCAGCATCTTTGTGCCCACGACGCCGAACCCGACGTCCGGTTTCCTGCTTTTCTTTCCGGCAGAAGACGTCATCGAATTGGACATGTCAGTCGAGGATGCGGCAAAGCTGGTGATCTCGGCGGGCCTTGTGTATCCGAACGGCAAGGACCCGACCAAACCGCCGTCGTGA
- a CDS encoding patatin-like phospholipase family protein: MTRKKINVALQGGGAHGAFTWGALDVLLADDRIEIAGVSGTSAGALNGAAIKAGLALGGETDARANLDWLWDQVAGVQDMRMATWMAPFGPAQVSQALEYSLPYAIGDAVGRMVSPYSFGPFYRNPLTDIVSKFNMEKVCCDDGPQLFINATRVRNGKLRVFRQAEVTPDVIMASACLPTLFQAVVVHDDETGQEEEFWDGGYTGNPALFPLFDTSLPDDIVVININPLEREHLPRTPQQIQNRINEISFNSSLLREMRAISFVKRLIDEGTIEEGQMRRINMHMIADDALMNDLSVATKVVPNGFVMGRLRDAGARAAQQFLDTHFDRVGTCDSINLRDMFS, translated from the coding sequence TCACCTGGGGTGCGCTCGATGTGCTCCTGGCCGATGACCGGATCGAGATTGCGGGCGTGTCCGGCACATCTGCAGGCGCGCTTAACGGTGCTGCCATCAAGGCGGGCCTCGCGCTCGGGGGTGAGACGGACGCGCGCGCCAACCTCGACTGGTTGTGGGACCAGGTGGCGGGGGTACAGGACATGCGCATGGCGACGTGGATGGCACCCTTTGGGCCCGCTCAAGTGTCCCAGGCGCTGGAATACTCGCTGCCTTACGCCATTGGCGATGCGGTGGGGCGCATGGTGTCGCCCTATTCTTTCGGTCCCTTCTACCGCAATCCACTCACCGATATCGTGTCCAAGTTCAACATGGAGAAAGTGTGCTGCGATGACGGCCCGCAGCTTTTCATCAACGCCACGCGCGTGCGCAACGGCAAGCTGCGCGTGTTCAGACAGGCAGAGGTGACACCGGACGTCATCATGGCATCGGCCTGTCTGCCGACGCTGTTTCAGGCCGTTGTGGTCCACGATGATGAGACCGGACAGGAGGAGGAGTTCTGGGACGGCGGCTATACCGGCAATCCCGCACTTTTCCCGCTCTTTGATACGTCGCTGCCGGATGACATCGTGGTCATCAACATCAACCCGCTGGAACGCGAACACCTGCCGCGCACGCCGCAACAGATCCAGAACCGGATCAACGAGATCAGCTTTAACTCGTCACTATTGCGCGAGATGCGGGCGATCTCATTTGTGAAACGACTGATTGATGAGGGCACGATCGAAGAGGGCCAGATGCGGCGGATCAACATGCATATGATCGCTGATGATGCGCTGATGAACGATCTGAGCGTGGCAACCAAGGTTGTGCCAAATGGCTTTGTCATGGGGCGGTTGCGCGACGCAGGTGCGCGGGCGGCACAGCAGTTTCTGGACACGCATTTTGATCGGGTCGGCACCTGCGACAGCATCAATCTGCGCGACATGTTCAGCTAA